One segment of Psychromonas sp. psych-6C06 DNA contains the following:
- the pabB gene encoding aminodeoxychorismate synthase component I — translation MTNCPTNIQIRPISLTMTQFERLKSALSKHTWSVFLESADSSHVDSKWSIVSALPVATLQSTSGSFTYQQGEFVKQENEDPFAFIHQQRMQLFPIAQTQHNIPFIGGVLGAIDYELGYQFEKIDNATTPNSLSLPELSVGFYDWALLYDHKNDQFQLVSHHCTLSTFNSNNHWQDRYNWLMKQITFQENTNPFQLTSNWQSNMDIKQYRDKFAKVQAYILSGDCYQVNLAQRFNANYQGDEYLAYKKLLSQNKPPFAAFVRLPEQVILSLSPERFLKFNDGTVESKPIKGTRPRYKEKDKDLISQNALQHSEKDRSENLMIVDLLRNDIGRVCIPGSVKVPALFEIESFPAVHHLVSTVIGKLNSKFNVEDLLRVSFPGGSITGAPKIRAMEIIAELEPDSRHSYCGSIGYISADGTMDMNIAIRTLICVEGKIYCAAGGGLVADSKADDEYQECLDKVSKILPCLNDELS, via the coding sequence ATGACTAATTGCCCCACAAATATACAAATACGCCCTATTTCTTTAACAATGACACAATTTGAACGTTTAAAGAGTGCTCTCAGTAAACACACATGGAGTGTATTTTTAGAATCAGCAGATAGTTCACATGTTGATAGCAAGTGGAGCATTGTTTCTGCGTTGCCAGTTGCCACATTACAATCCACATCAGGCAGTTTTACCTATCAACAAGGCGAGTTTGTTAAACAAGAAAATGAAGATCCGTTTGCCTTTATACATCAACAACGAATGCAACTCTTTCCAATCGCACAAACGCAACACAATATTCCCTTTATTGGTGGTGTATTAGGCGCAATAGATTACGAACTTGGTTATCAATTTGAAAAAATCGATAATGCTACAACACCCAATTCTTTATCTCTTCCAGAATTAAGTGTGGGCTTTTACGATTGGGCACTTTTATATGATCATAAAAATGATCAGTTTCAATTAGTAAGCCACCATTGCACATTGTCAACTTTTAACTCGAACAATCACTGGCAAGATCGTTATAACTGGTTAATGAAACAAATTACTTTTCAAGAAAATACTAACCCATTTCAATTGACCAGTAACTGGCAATCCAATATGGATATAAAACAATATCGAGATAAGTTTGCTAAAGTTCAGGCGTATATTCTAAGTGGTGATTGCTATCAGGTAAATTTGGCACAACGTTTCAATGCAAATTATCAAGGTGACGAATACCTTGCTTATAAAAAGCTATTATCGCAAAACAAACCGCCGTTTGCAGCTTTCGTGAGACTTCCGGAGCAGGTCATTTTATCTCTTTCTCCTGAGCGGTTTTTAAAATTTAATGATGGAACTGTCGAGAGTAAACCGATTAAAGGGACACGCCCGCGATATAAAGAAAAGGATAAAGACTTAATAAGTCAAAATGCATTACAACATTCTGAAAAAGATCGTAGCGAGAACTTGATGATTGTCGATCTATTACGAAATGATATTGGCCGAGTTTGCATTCCAGGCAGTGTCAAAGTACCGGCACTGTTTGAAATTGAAAGTTTTCCTGCAGTACATCACCTTGTAAGCACAGTTATCGGTAAACTCAATTCAAAATTTAATGTTGAAGATTTACTGCGAGTGAGTTTTCCCGGAGGCTCAATCACCGGAGCACCGAAAATACGTGCAATGGAAATTATTGCAGAACTTGAGCCAGACAGTCGCCATAGTTACTGTGGCAGTATTGGTTATATAAGTGCAGATGGAACTATGGATATGAATATCGCGATCCGAACATTAATATGTGTTGAAGGTAAAATTTATTGCGCTGCTGGCGGTGGCTTAGTCGCGGACTCAAAGGCCGATGATGAGTACCAAGAATGTTTAGACAAGGTCAGTAAGATACTGCCTTGCCTGAATGATGAATTATCTTAA
- a CDS encoding fumarate hydratase codes for MTVIKQQDFINSVANALQFISYYHPIDFIDALDKAYQIEENPAAKDAIAQILINSRMSAEGKRPICQDTGIVTTFVKIGMNVRFETEMTVQELVDAGVRQAYLDPSNPLRASIVSDPAGTRKNTKDNTPSVVHVEMVQGNTVEVMIAAKGGGSENKAKMAMLNPSDSIEDWVEKTVPSMGAGWCPPGMLGIGIGGTAEKAAVMAKESLMEPIDIFELHEKAKQGTSSLTTDEKLRLNIMDRVNGLGIGAQGLGGLTTVLDIKIKSCPTHAASKPVVMIPNCAATRHTHFTLDGSGEAQLHTPKLSDWPEITREVGENTHRVNVDDLSKADMSTWKSGDTLLLSGKILTGRDAAHKRIHELITSGKGLPDGVDFKGRFIYYVGPVDAVRDEVVGPAGPTTATRMDKFTDFMLEETGLLGMIGKSERGQATVDSIAKHQSVYLMAVGGAAYLVSKAIKKSRVVAFEDLGMEAIYEFEVEDMPVTVAVDSKGNNVHSQGPAIWKAKIADLDKKMSE; via the coding sequence ATGACCGTCATTAAACAGCAAGATTTTATTAATAGCGTTGCCAACGCATTACAGTTTATCTCATATTATCATCCCATCGATTTTATCGATGCGTTAGATAAAGCCTATCAAATAGAAGAAAACCCGGCAGCTAAAGATGCAATTGCGCAAATCCTTATCAACTCTCGTATGTCAGCAGAGGGAAAACGTCCCATTTGTCAAGATACAGGTATTGTCACTACCTTTGTTAAAATTGGTATGAATGTTCGCTTTGAAACAGAGATGACCGTACAAGAATTAGTTGATGCAGGTGTGCGTCAAGCATATTTAGATCCAAGTAATCCGCTACGCGCTTCTATCGTAAGCGACCCTGCTGGTACTCGAAAAAATACCAAGGATAATACACCTTCGGTTGTTCATGTAGAGATGGTGCAAGGTAATACGGTTGAAGTGATGATTGCGGCAAAAGGGGGCGGTTCTGAAAACAAAGCAAAAATGGCAATGTTGAACCCATCTGACTCGATTGAAGATTGGGTAGAAAAAACAGTTCCTAGCATGGGGGCTGGTTGGTGCCCTCCCGGTATGTTAGGAATAGGTATTGGTGGCACCGCTGAAAAAGCCGCTGTTATGGCAAAAGAGTCTTTGATGGAGCCTATTGATATTTTTGAACTACATGAAAAAGCAAAACAGGGAACTTCATCGCTAACCACTGATGAAAAGTTGCGTTTGAATATTATGGATCGTGTTAATGGTCTAGGAATAGGCGCTCAAGGGTTAGGCGGATTAACAACAGTGTTAGACATTAAAATTAAGAGTTGCCCAACCCATGCAGCTTCTAAACCAGTCGTCATGATTCCAAACTGTGCAGCAACCCGACACACACATTTTACACTTGATGGTAGTGGTGAAGCACAACTACATACTCCGAAGTTATCAGACTGGCCTGAAATTACACGTGAAGTCGGCGAAAACACACATCGTGTTAATGTTGATGATCTTAGCAAAGCTGATATGTCTACTTGGAAGAGTGGTGACACACTATTGTTATCTGGTAAAATTTTAACAGGCCGAGATGCTGCTCATAAACGTATCCATGAATTGATCACTTCAGGAAAAGGTTTACCTGATGGTGTTGACTTTAAAGGGCGCTTTATCTACTACGTTGGCCCTGTTGACGCTGTCCGCGATGAAGTTGTGGGTCCTGCAGGCCCAACCACAGCAACACGTATGGATAAGTTCACTGACTTTATGCTCGAAGAGACAGGCTTACTCGGTATGATTGGTAAATCAGAACGTGGCCAGGCGACAGTTGACTCTATTGCTAAACATCAATCTGTATATCTGATGGCAGTGGGTGGTGCCGCTTATCTTGTTTCGAAAGCAATTAAAAAATCACGTGTTGTCGCTTTTGAAGATCTTGGTATGGAAGCTATTTATGAATTTGAAGTGGAAGATATGCCTGTGACAGTTGCCGTTGATAGTAAAGGAAATAATGTACATTCACAGGGCCCTGCTATTTGGAAGGCCAAAATTGCTGATTTAGATAAGAAAATGTCAGAATAA
- the fabA gene encoding bifunctional 3-hydroxydecanoyl-ACP dehydratase/trans-2-decenoyl-ACP isomerase, protein MTKTVSQKELGKNSYTKEELIQCGNGELFGEGNCQLPVDKMLMLDRIITITEDGGEHGKGELVAELDIDKALWFFECHFPGDPVMPGCLGLDAMWQLVGFFLGWSGGPGKGRALGVGNVKFTGQVLPTAKKVTYRITMKRLIMRRLVMGIADGVVEVDGKVIYTAEDLKVGLFIDTASF, encoded by the coding sequence ATGACTAAAACTGTATCCCAAAAAGAGTTGGGTAAAAACTCTTACACTAAAGAAGAACTTATCCAATGTGGTAATGGCGAATTATTCGGCGAAGGAAACTGTCAATTACCAGTCGATAAAATGCTCATGCTAGATCGCATTATTACCATCACTGAAGATGGTGGTGAACATGGAAAAGGTGAATTAGTGGCAGAGCTTGATATCGACAAAGCACTTTGGTTCTTTGAGTGTCACTTCCCTGGAGACCCTGTTATGCCAGGTTGTTTAGGGCTTGACGCAATGTGGCAATTAGTTGGCTTCTTTCTTGGATGGAGTGGAGGACCAGGTAAAGGTCGTGCACTAGGTGTGGGCAATGTTAAATTTACAGGACAGGTGCTACCAACAGCTAAAAAAGTAACTTACCGTATCACGATGAAGCGCCTGATCATGCGTCGACTTGTTATGGGTATTGCCGATGGCGTTGTAGAAGTAGATGGTAAAGTTATCTACACAGCAGAAGACCTAAAAGTTGGCTTATTTATTGATACTGCAAGCTTCTAA
- a CDS encoding AAA family ATPase, with product MANNNSVSMTTEITCLTATQCTTDFSALLNKSSTSTNKLHTLFPIATEVINNFIQLSPPLLFLNAPYWQAATAVINETLNEKASILTLQNYDQEKLFGRINVTKQEDISLQKGAIADLNGGLLILHISPLLVNPHLWFLLKAFLISHNIPMSAAINGEKIRGELPANQDETISTKIILIANRYQLDELNQIDPDYSQINSQFVEISGEIKCTDENIHALHQYCQHLIKQLSLTSLDNTAFSLLFTYLTRLCEHQKNIRFSPQVITSLLQYAQLIYQQDACKGQEIEAKHFQQALSLQQKAQSNAQNFSDQALVEKQLKIQLQGKSVGQINGLSVVELMGYPTEFGEVFRISASDMVGDGEIIDVERKVELAGNVHAKSTLIVQGYLNHFFTHINNFPLSCNVVFEQSYQESDGDSASLAILLAVTSCYSTTPIFQNLFVTGALDQQGNVLAIGGINQKIESITRLFKLGLLEDSVTILMPQANQINLVLSQETLDLIQDKKINIFPIQHCLQAFPFAMDKSFESIIEDINKRIHFLHKEEEDEPISFFTKCVNLLR from the coding sequence TTGGCAAATAATAATTCAGTTTCAATGACGACGGAAATAACCTGTTTAACCGCAACACAATGTACTACTGATTTTAGCGCACTGTTAAATAAGTCTTCTACATCGACCAACAAGTTACATACTTTGTTTCCTATCGCAACTGAAGTCATTAATAACTTTATACAGCTTTCGCCACCCTTACTATTTTTAAACGCCCCCTATTGGCAAGCGGCAACTGCGGTTATTAATGAGACTCTTAATGAGAAAGCCTCAATCCTAACGCTACAAAACTATGATCAAGAAAAGCTCTTTGGTCGTATTAATGTCACTAAACAAGAAGATATTTCACTACAAAAAGGGGCGATAGCTGATCTTAATGGTGGACTTTTAATTCTTCATATCAGTCCTCTTTTGGTTAACCCGCACCTGTGGTTCTTATTAAAAGCATTTTTAATCAGTCATAATATTCCAATGAGCGCTGCAATTAACGGAGAAAAGATTCGTGGAGAGCTTCCAGCCAATCAGGACGAGACAATCTCTACGAAAATCATTTTGATTGCCAACCGTTATCAATTAGATGAGTTAAACCAAATCGATCCCGACTATTCACAAATTAATTCACAATTTGTTGAAATTTCGGGAGAAATTAAATGCACTGATGAAAACATTCATGCATTACATCAATATTGCCAGCACTTGATTAAGCAATTATCTCTAACTTCACTTGATAACACAGCTTTTAGCCTTCTCTTCACTTATTTAACACGACTGTGTGAACATCAAAAAAATATTCGCTTCTCACCGCAAGTCATCACATCTTTATTGCAATATGCGCAACTTATTTATCAACAAGATGCATGTAAGGGACAAGAAATAGAAGCGAAACACTTTCAACAGGCACTCTCTCTTCAACAAAAAGCACAATCTAATGCGCAAAATTTTAGCGACCAAGCGTTAGTTGAAAAACAATTGAAAATCCAACTTCAAGGGAAATCGGTGGGGCAAATAAATGGCCTATCAGTAGTTGAATTAATGGGGTACCCGACTGAATTTGGAGAGGTATTTAGGATTTCGGCCAGTGATATGGTAGGCGACGGTGAAATTATTGATGTTGAAAGAAAAGTCGAATTGGCAGGTAATGTACATGCTAAGAGTACCCTTATCGTTCAAGGATATTTAAACCATTTTTTCACACATATCAATAATTTTCCACTTTCATGTAATGTTGTTTTTGAACAGTCCTATCAAGAGAGTGACGGTGACAGTGCTTCGTTAGCTATTTTATTAGCGGTCACATCTTGTTATTCGACAACCCCTATTTTTCAAAATTTGTTTGTTACTGGTGCATTAGACCAACAGGGTAATGTACTGGCTATTGGTGGTATCAATCAGAAAATTGAATCTATTACACGCTTATTCAAACTTGGTTTACTGGAAGATTCAGTTACCATATTGATGCCACAAGCTAATCAAATAAACTTAGTGCTCAGTCAAGAAACACTAGATCTCATTCAAGATAAAAAAATTAATATCTTCCCTATTCAGCACTGCCTGCAAGCCTTCCCTTTTGCAATGGATAAAAGCTTTGAATCGATAATAGAAGATATTAATAAACGCATCCATTTTTTACACAAAGAGGAAGAAGATGAGCCAATTAGCTTCTTTACTAAATGTGTAAATTTGTTGCGGTAA
- a CDS encoding HAMP domain-containing sensor histidine kinase: MNNEETLDFSTILATSAHDMKNSLFMLLQSIENLAQSNNLNASQHKAFADLHYQTSRINGTLMQLLALYRDENKKLPVYIEEHYVAEVLQEVIEKNRLYLNSHHFKINLEVDDSLFGYFDQDLITYLIGDVFVNALRHTTTEITLRAFYQDKFLNIQVEDDGEGYPSHMLAVSEQTQSEFNANKGRSGLGLLFAKRIAAEHKTKQLQGHILLENKQHSQGSIFTLRLP, from the coding sequence ATGAATAATGAAGAAACGCTCGATTTTAGTACGATTTTAGCGACGAGTGCTCACGATATGAAAAATTCGCTATTTATGTTGTTACAATCGATAGAAAATTTAGCACAATCGAATAACCTCAATGCGTCCCAACATAAAGCTTTTGCGGATCTCCATTATCAAACCTCGCGCATAAATGGTACATTAATGCAGCTATTAGCTTTATATCGAGACGAAAATAAAAAGTTACCCGTTTACATTGAAGAGCATTATGTGGCTGAAGTTTTGCAAGAAGTCATAGAAAAAAATAGACTCTATCTTAACAGTCATCATTTCAAAATAAATTTAGAGGTAGACGATTCATTATTTGGCTACTTTGATCAAGATTTAATCACCTACTTAATTGGCGATGTTTTTGTGAATGCCTTACGCCATACAACCACAGAGATCACCTTACGTGCTTTCTATCAGGATAAGTTTCTTAATATACAGGTCGAAGATGACGGCGAAGGATACCCTTCACATATGTTAGCAGTTAGTGAGCAGACTCAATCCGAATTCAATGCCAATAAAGGCCGAAGCGGCCTTGGCCTGTTATTTGCTAAGCGAATAGCAGCCGAACACAAAACAAAGCAGTTACAAGGTCACATTTTATTAGAAAATAAACAACATTCGCAAGGCAGTATATTTACCTTGCGTTTGCCTTGA
- a CDS encoding TraR/DksA C4-type zinc finger protein, whose amino-acid sequence MHHLNETQLAQLKLQLNSDLIKIRASINTIFLKSDHASHHLAVKNLARLSADELIEFTSKVENNELKDNVEQLKKLDASLVSIEQGMYGLCSDCESELLVASLFENPTRQRCPDCEQKYQKHSYNKYRL is encoded by the coding sequence ATGCACCACCTGAATGAAACACAACTTGCGCAGCTGAAACTTCAGCTTAATAGCGATCTAATTAAAATACGTGCCTCGATTAATACAATATTCTTAAAATCAGATCATGCGAGTCATCACCTTGCGGTTAAAAATTTAGCGCGTTTATCTGCTGACGAATTAATTGAATTTACTTCAAAAGTAGAAAATAATGAGCTGAAAGACAATGTCGAACAACTTAAGAAGTTAGATGCTTCCTTAGTCAGTATTGAGCAAGGCATGTATGGTCTATGCTCTGACTGTGAAAGTGAGTTACTTGTCGCTTCATTATTTGAAAACCCAACAAGGCAGCGTTGCCCAGACTGCGAACAAAAATATCAAAAGCACAGCTATAATAAATATCGACTCTAG
- a CDS encoding DNA repair ATPase, whose translation MLFPIILSLVGLLLFVLIGYNIVQQYKQKIEAERRVAVSKQRAVISEVDELLLNATRMPFSKSLLLILQNRIRNALIIMKTSMPNNAAIRDHLKNTDAQIQQVRTNYTPPDESVFRTPENDKEALALLQVTKKIRAVLRSEHAKGKITTEIFVAEDRRLEIMQLKINIENGLKRILDAKLAKQFGSANQMINKLIAILNNITDKDSYLDKKQQQLLAIKNEIKSYLVKHSDKELAAIKAKEEEKKNDLDVLFQDKKKW comes from the coding sequence ATGTTATTTCCCATCATATTATCGCTAGTTGGACTATTGCTGTTCGTCTTAATCGGATACAACATTGTTCAGCAATATAAACAGAAGATAGAAGCTGAACGACGTGTTGCAGTTAGTAAACAACGCGCAGTTATTTCTGAGGTAGACGAGCTACTACTCAACGCAACACGTATGCCATTTAGTAAATCGCTATTGCTTATCCTACAAAATAGGATCAGAAATGCACTGATTATAATGAAAACGAGTATGCCAAACAACGCGGCAATTCGTGACCACCTCAAAAATACCGATGCGCAAATTCAACAGGTTCGCACTAATTACACCCCACCAGATGAAAGTGTCTTTAGAACCCCTGAAAATGATAAAGAGGCCCTTGCGTTATTACAGGTGACAAAAAAAATTCGTGCAGTATTAAGATCAGAGCATGCAAAGGGTAAAATTACCACGGAAATATTTGTTGCAGAAGATCGCCGTCTTGAAATAATGCAGCTGAAAATTAATATTGAAAATGGCTTAAAAAGAATCTTAGACGCTAAGCTAGCTAAACAGTTTGGAAGTGCGAATCAAATGATTAATAAATTGATCGCGATACTCAATAATATTACCGACAAAGATAGCTACTTAGATAAAAAACAACAACAACTTCTAGCGATTAAAAATGAGATTAAATCTTATCTTGTAAAACATAGTGATAAAGAGTTAGCAGCGATTAAGGCAAAAGAGGAAGAGAAGAAAAACGACCTTGACGTACTTTTCCAAGATAAAAAGAAATGGTAA
- the sppA gene encoding signal peptide peptidase SppA, whose translation MKALMTLFKSFAKLINVTRLIVINGLFLAILFIFVIAITRQDEPVYIADNSVLQLNFNGNIVEQKQQLDFSSEISKQLIDENEQLSEYPIEEILQVINHAEQDPRINTILLDLSGLQSASLNHIKSIGNALNEFKLNDKKVLATSDSYTQIQYLLSSYADKIYLDPQGMVTLQGFSVYRLYFKELLDNLLITPHIFKVGTFKSFVEPFTETEMSDASKTANSHWLNQLWQDYIDTVLLQRKSTNISSDSISPSLEQMHSALLESKGDTALYAKQVGLIDELLPRFNVIKNFESTGSKWISYTQYQSTMPSLYPSETSEDLIALIYGQGEIVTGTQSGNTIGGDSFSKLLEKALNNQRVKAVVLRLDTPGGSAFASEKIRQHILALKAADKTVVVSMGSMAASGGYWISSGADHIVASPSTLTGSIGIFGMYASADKALNKIGIYNDGVGTTPLSSLDLTRPLDPQMADILQLGIEHGYQQFLSVVSEGRGMTLNEVDRVAQGRVWTGRDAKELGLVDQLGTLQDAINQAAEIAQLTDYDVQPFLKTVSAKQQLINEIMSSSVSLLPESLRANTPLGKTLSTLQQQSSLLTTLNDPKGHYAYCPMCYVNQ comes from the coding sequence ATGAAAGCACTCATGACGCTATTTAAATCCTTCGCTAAATTAATCAACGTAACTCGACTTATCGTTATTAATGGCCTTTTTTTAGCAATCCTATTTATTTTTGTTATCGCGATAACCCGTCAAGATGAACCTGTTTATATTGCAGATAACTCTGTTTTACAATTAAACTTTAACGGTAATATTGTTGAGCAAAAACAACAGCTTGATTTCTCATCTGAGATATCAAAACAGTTAATTGATGAAAATGAACAGTTGAGTGAGTATCCTATAGAAGAAATTTTACAGGTAATTAACCATGCAGAGCAAGATCCAAGAATCAATACCATACTTCTCGATTTATCTGGCTTACAAAGTGCAAGCTTAAATCATATTAAAAGTATTGGTAATGCGCTTAATGAATTCAAATTAAATGATAAAAAGGTACTTGCTACCTCTGATAGTTATACACAAATACAATATTTACTTTCTAGTTATGCAGATAAGATCTATCTTGACCCACAGGGTATGGTAACTTTGCAGGGTTTTTCGGTGTATCGCCTTTATTTCAAAGAGCTACTCGATAACTTGCTAATCACTCCTCATATTTTTAAGGTCGGCACTTTTAAATCATTTGTTGAACCTTTTACCGAAACAGAAATGTCTGACGCGAGCAAAACAGCCAACTCTCATTGGTTAAATCAATTATGGCAAGACTATATTGATACAGTGTTACTTCAGCGTAAATCAACTAATATTAGCAGCGATTCTATCTCACCTTCCCTGGAACAGATGCATAGCGCTTTATTAGAGAGCAAAGGCGATACCGCACTTTATGCAAAACAAGTTGGATTAATTGATGAACTGTTACCGCGCTTTAATGTCATCAAAAATTTCGAATCAACCGGTTCAAAATGGATTAGCTATACCCAGTACCAAAGTACCATGCCAAGTTTATATCCCTCTGAAACGAGTGAAGACCTTATCGCACTAATTTATGGCCAAGGCGAAATTGTTACTGGTACACAAAGTGGCAATACGATTGGAGGTGATAGTTTTTCAAAACTACTTGAAAAAGCACTTAACAATCAGCGAGTTAAAGCGGTGGTTTTACGACTTGACACACCAGGTGGGAGCGCCTTCGCGTCAGAGAAAATTAGACAGCACATTTTAGCCTTAAAAGCTGCTGATAAAACAGTGGTCGTTTCGATGGGTAGCATGGCAGCCTCTGGTGGATATTGGATCTCTTCTGGTGCAGATCATATTGTTGCTAGCCCTTCTACTTTAACTGGATCAATTGGGATATTCGGAATGTATGCAAGTGCCGATAAAGCCCTTAATAAAATCGGTATTTATAATGACGGAGTGGGTACGACACCTCTCTCTTCGTTAGATCTGACTCGTCCGCTTGATCCACAAATGGCCGATATTTTACAACTTGGTATAGAACACGGTTATCAGCAATTTTTAAGTGTCGTGAGTGAAGGTCGCGGAATGACGCTTAATGAAGTTGATAGAGTTGCACAAGGTCGTGTTTGGACTGGACGTGATGCCAAAGAATTAGGGCTTGTGGATCAATTAGGCACCTTACAAGATGCAATCAATCAGGCTGCCGAAATCGCACAATTAACTGACTATGATGTGCAACCTTTCCTTAAAACGGTATCGGCAAAACAACAACTAATTAATGAAATTATGTCTAGCAGTGTATCTTTGTTACCTGAAAGTTTACGAGCTAATACTCCGCTTGGTAAAACATTATCAACACTTCAACAACAAAGCTCATTATTAACCACATTAAATGATCCAAAAGGTCATTACGCCTACTGTCCTATGTGTTACGTTAATCAATAG
- the cysB gene encoding HTH-type transcriptional regulator CysB yields the protein MKLQQLRYIVEVLNHNLNVSATAESLFTSQPGISKQVRMLEDELGIQIFERSGKHLTQVTPAGKDIIRYASEILGKVESIKSVARQYTQPDQGTLNIATTHTQARYALPEVIQGFIKRYPHVSLHMHQGTPTQISESVVKGKTDFAIATEAMHLYQDLIMLPCYHWNRSVIVLKDHPLAQLDKISVADIAEHPIVTYLFGFTGRSELDEAFNAAGYTPNVVFTATDADVIKTYVRLGLGVGVVATMAVNEEDEFCVIDASHIFKSSTTSIGFRKGTFLRDYMYEFMVRFAPHLTRPLVEKAIQLKYTDEVNKLFKDIELPTR from the coding sequence ATGAAATTACAACAATTACGTTATATCGTTGAAGTGTTAAACCATAACCTAAATGTTTCAGCGACTGCTGAGAGTTTATTTACATCTCAGCCTGGCATCAGTAAGCAGGTGCGTATGTTGGAGGATGAGCTTGGTATTCAAATATTTGAGCGAAGTGGTAAACACCTTACCCAAGTGACGCCAGCCGGAAAAGATATCATTCGTTATGCATCCGAAATTTTGGGTAAAGTTGAAAGTATTAAATCTGTAGCAAGACAATATACACAGCCAGACCAAGGTACACTAAATATAGCCACGACACATACCCAGGCTCGATATGCGTTACCAGAAGTCATTCAAGGTTTTATCAAACGTTACCCTCATGTTTCGCTACATATGCATCAAGGTACACCAACACAAATCAGTGAGTCTGTGGTCAAAGGAAAAACCGACTTTGCGATTGCAACCGAAGCGATGCACTTATATCAAGACTTGATCATGCTCCCATGCTATCACTGGAATCGAAGCGTCATTGTGCTTAAAGACCATCCATTAGCTCAATTAGATAAAATCAGCGTTGCAGATATTGCAGAGCATCCAATAGTGACGTATTTATTTGGCTTTACCGGCCGTTCAGAGCTTGATGAGGCTTTTAATGCGGCAGGTTACACCCCAAATGTTGTTTTTACAGCTACTGATGCAGATGTGATTAAAACCTATGTAAGGTTAGGTCTCGGTGTAGGTGTTGTGGCGACAATGGCGGTCAATGAAGAAGATGAATTTTGTGTTATTGATGCGAGCCATATTTTTAAATCTAGTACAACGAGCATCGGGTTTAGGAAAGGTACTTTCTTACGTGATTACATGTATGAATTTATGGTGCGTTTTGCACCACACTTAACACGTCCTTTGGTTGAAAAAGCCATTCAATTAAAATATACCGACGAGGTAAATAAATTGTTCAAAGATATCGAGTTACCAACTCGTTAA
- a CDS encoding DUF2919 domain-containing protein — protein sequence MSKKIYAIRFYTQSGDLKPPTYFYYGLLFLARTWALLIISVASRETGNKLLGIFYPDKSHFYLGLASGLIAIILFLLSGRDHDKHPFICKLWQKGYPFLLLSILFDLGLQVYYLYLDKFQYSLEASVQLVLVLWLLLLCTRSNHLKASFKGTSD from the coding sequence ATGTCGAAAAAAATTTACGCGATAAGATTTTATACCCAATCAGGGGATCTTAAGCCACCGACCTATTTCTATTATGGTTTACTGTTTTTAGCACGTACTTGGGCGTTATTAATAATTTCAGTCGCTTCTCGTGAAACTGGTAACAAATTACTGGGAATCTTCTACCCAGATAAAAGCCACTTTTATCTGGGGCTAGCATCAGGTTTAATCGCGATTATTCTTTTTTTACTTTCTGGGAGAGATCATGATAAGCACCCTTTTATCTGTAAATTATGGCAAAAAGGCTACCCATTTTTGCTATTAAGTATTCTCTTTGATTTAGGGTTACAGGTTTATTATCTGTATCTTGATAAGTTTCAATATTCACTAGAAGCGTCAGTTCAGTTGGTGTTGGTTCTGTGGTTATTATTACTCTGTACTCGCAGCAACCATTTAAAAGCGAGTTTCAAAGGGACAAGTGATTAA